The following proteins come from a genomic window of Sorghum bicolor cultivar BTx623 chromosome 3, Sorghum_bicolor_NCBIv3, whole genome shotgun sequence:
- the LOC8057729 gene encoding uncharacterized protein LOC8057729 — protein sequence MARTNEDGIEDVPCSDPGSPILAEYHITVPALHDGPMQGTARHERRLLDFLKATPSVQWLKKINLCSPLIKFRLPSASVHGSLHVQFIRTIDWSSVFTVCKKWLKHPMHIALLIWLLCVGAAGGMLVLLMLGLLNDAFPSKPLRNYWIEIDNQILNALFTLMSLYEHPNIIHHTVLLCRWLPEDAAKLRKVYCKNGMSRPNERAHISFVVALLHITCLCQYADCGLYWGYPSRSRSDFADNFFFILGIAAPVFAGVYTVYSPLGRGNDALSDEGTNESDMVQVESPETGTVVSNPAWAGGLFDCSEDPTACYLSFLCTFCVFGWNMERLGFGNMYVHTVIFLLLCVAPFWVFNITAMQIHNYVLGDFIGSAGIVLCFFGLLYGGFWRIQMRKTFGLPRSRWCFGSASLTDYTQWLFCWPCVLAQEVRTGNLYDAKNGSFYEKLMDGDDVENGPGSVVTAELPVSNGVAEGNGINVKLTVDGEMIPPTQPVIEFGGTGGIDSGFVANGSIQLKS from the coding sequence ATGGCTCGGACCAATGAAGATGGTATAGAAGATGTGCCATGTTCAGATCCAGGTTCACCGATTCTGGCTGAATATCATATCACAGTTCCTGCTCTTCATGATGGACCAATGCAAGGTACAGCCCGTCATGAGCGACGGCTTCTTGATTTCCTGAAAGCCACTCCCTCGGTGCAGTGGCTAAAGAAGATCAATCTTTGTTCCCCATTGATAAAATTTCGGCTTCCATCCGCTAGCGTCCATGGCAGTCTTCATGTTCAGTTCATCAGAACAATCGACTGGAGTTCAGTTTTCACTGTATGCAAGAAATGGCTCAAGCATCCTATGCACATTGCCCTCCTAATATGGCTGCTCTGTGTTGGTGCCGCTGGTGGCATGTTAGTCTTACTAATGTTGGGACTGCTGAACGATGCATTCCCTTCCAAGCCCTTGAGAAACTATTGGATAGAGATTGACAATCAAATACTTAACGCCCTCTTCACCCTCATGAGCTTATACGAGCACCCAAATATCATCCACCATACTGTTCTCCTCTGCCGGTGGCTGCCAGAGGACGCTGCTAAGCTCAGGAAAGTTTACTGCAAGAATGGGATGAGCCGTCCAAATGAGCGAGCACACATATCCTTTGTGGTTGCCCTCCTCCACATCACTTGCCTATGCCAGTATGCTGATTGTGGCCTGTACTGGGGCTACCCCAGCAGATCACGCTCGGATTTTGCTgacaacttcttcttcatcctAGGCATCGCTGCACCAGTCTTTGCTGGAGTATACACAGTGTACAGTCCTCTTGGCAGAGGCAATGATGCTCTGTCTGATGAAGGAACCAATGAATCAGACATGGTTCAAGTCGAGTCACCTGAAACAGGAACTGTGGTGAGCAATCCCGCATGGGCTGGTGGGCTGTTTGACTGCAGCGAGGACCCTACTGCATGCTACCTCTCTTTCCTCTGCACGTTCTGTGTGTTCGGATGGAACATGGAGCGGCTTGGGTTTGGCAACATGTATGTGCACACAGTCATTTTCCTGCTGCTGTGTGTTGCGCCATTCTGGGTGTTCAATATCACAGCAATGCAAATCCACAACTACGTCCTTGGTGATTTCATTGGTTCTGCAGGGATTGTGCTGTGTTTCTTTGGTCTGCTGTACGGTGGTTTCTGGAGGATCCAGATGAGGAAGACATTTGGGCTGCCCAGAAGCCGGTGGTGCTTTGGATCAGCATCACTAACAGACTACACGCAGTGGTTATTCTGCTGGCCATGTGTGCTTGCACAGGAGGTGCGCACGGGGAACCTATATGATGCGAAGAACGGCAGCTTCTATGAGAAACTTATGGACGGTGATGATGTGGAGAATGGGCCAGGATCAGTGGTTACGGCTGAATTGCCGGTCTCTAATGGAGTAGCAGAGGGGAATGGTATCAATGTCAAACTCACGGTGGATGGTGAAATGATCCCACCCACCCAACCAGTAATAGAATTTGGGGGGACGGGAGGAATTGATTCAGGATTCGTGGCAAATGGTAGCATCCAGCTCAAAAGCTAA